A single genomic interval of Streptococcus oralis subsp. dentisani harbors:
- the grpE gene encoding nucleotide exchange factor GrpE — protein MSEEIKNEEVKEEEVVETTEETTPEKSELDLANERADEFENKYLRAHAEMQNIQRRANEERQLLQRYRSQDLAKAILPSLDNLERALAVEGLTDDVKKGLEMVQESLIHALKEEGIEEIAADGEFDHNYHMAIQTLPADDEHPADTIAQVFQKGYKLHDRILRPAMVVVYN, from the coding sequence ATGTCTGAGGAAATAAAAAACGAAGAAGTAAAAGAAGAGGAAGTTGTTGAAACAACTGAAGAAACAACTCCTGAAAAGTCGGAATTAGACTTGGCAAATGAACGTGCGGACGAGTTTGAAAATAAATATCTTCGTGCTCATGCAGAAATGCAAAATATCCAGCGCCGAGCTAATGAAGAACGCCAACTCTTGCAACGCTATCGTAGTCAAGATTTGGCAAAAGCAATCTTACCATCGCTCGACAACCTAGAACGTGCACTTGCAGTTGAAGGATTGACAGACGATGTCAAAAAAGGATTGGAGATGGTGCAAGAGAGCTTGATTCACGCTTTGAAAGAAGAAGGAATCGAAGAAATCGCAGCTGATGGTGAATTTGACCATAACTATCACATGGCCATCCAAACTCTCCCAGCAGACGATGAACACCCAGCAGACACCATCGCTCAAGTCTTCCAAAAAGGCTACAAACTCCACGACCGCATCCTACGCCCAGCAATGGTGGTAGTCTATAACTAG
- a CDS encoding DUF2812 domain-containing protein, translated as MNSEVQFRIFTIVDLDKEEEYLHEMHLKGWRYRTNRFGFFYFEQCQPADVIYHIYDSRFLKKYKHELQVFRNRDWELIESGSCLILRKSSSDILPEDQVYMSKDLKWEVMRSRLRSCTAAFSGGLVVCMSLYRENLSQSFFIIFVLYACLISYLIYGFFRLKRKYQVDEK; from the coding sequence ATGAATAGTGAAGTACAATTTCGGATTTTTACAATAGTTGATTTGGACAAGGAAGAAGAATATTTGCATGAGATGCACTTGAAAGGTTGGAGATATAGAACTAACCGTTTTGGTTTTTTCTATTTTGAACAATGTCAACCAGCTGATGTCATCTATCATATCTATGATTCTAGATTTCTTAAAAAGTATAAGCATGAACTGCAAGTTTTTAGGAATAGAGATTGGGAATTGATAGAAAGTGGTTCTTGTTTGATTCTTCGTAAATCATCTTCAGATATACTTCCAGAGGATCAAGTCTATATGAGTAAGGACCTCAAGTGGGAAGTGATGCGGTCTAGACTTCGTTCCTGTACAGCTGCTTTCTCGGGCGGTCTTGTTGTTTGCATGAGTTTGTATCGAGAAAACTTGTCTCAGTCTTTCTTTATTATTTTCGTTTTATACGCTTGCTTGATTTCTTATCTAATCTATGGTTTTTTTAGACTTAAAAGGAAATACCAAGTAGATGAGAAGTAA
- a CDS encoding PadR family transcriptional regulator: protein MELTDKIRRVYLPMTETGFYILFCLQKENHGYGITQKVKEMTDSQVSISPGTMYGTLSKMEKDGLISFVREEEKRKIYQITDLGRKVLEIELKRIERLYRNSQEEL from the coding sequence ATGGAATTAACAGATAAGATCAGGCGTGTTTACCTTCCCATGACTGAAACTGGTTTTTATATCTTGTTTTGTCTACAGAAGGAGAACCATGGATATGGTATTACACAAAAGGTCAAGGAGATGACAGATTCGCAAGTTTCGATTAGTCCAGGGACCATGTATGGGACCTTGTCAAAGATGGAAAAGGATGGCTTGATTTCCTTCGTCCGAGAAGAGGAGAAACGGAAAATCTATCAGATTACAGACTTGGGACGAAAAGTTTTGGAGATTGAACTGAAACGTATTGAACGGCTCTACAGAAACAGTCAAGAGGAATTATGA
- a CDS encoding DUF2812 domain-containing protein — protein sequence MIEKKNVYRIVTIADYEREAVFLGEMHAKGWKLRKVSYSILLVAVKYTFEKCQPEQVVYQLDFYPMKESERASYLQLFKDCGWEHIADYNGFSYFRKLYSGVESDAEFEIYNDAAGKLAMVKRILRLRMLPILLLFSALLPVFSKFVSEGSSFSWEVFLIFIIDWVLLIVFAIQISYIFWRLFQKWHELSDK from the coding sequence ATGATAGAAAAGAAAAATGTTTATCGAATTGTTACAATAGCGGATTATGAGAGGGAGGCAGTTTTTCTAGGGGAAATGCATGCTAAGGGCTGGAAGCTTAGGAAAGTAAGCTATTCTATCTTATTGGTTGCAGTTAAGTATACCTTTGAAAAGTGCCAACCGGAGCAGGTGGTTTATCAGTTGGACTTTTATCCTATGAAAGAGTCAGAGAGAGCCTCTTATTTGCAACTATTTAAAGATTGTGGCTGGGAGCATATTGCAGATTATAATGGTTTTTCCTACTTTAGAAAACTTTATTCTGGAGTTGAGTCGGATGCCGAGTTTGAAATTTATAATGACGCGGCTGGGAAGTTAGCCATGGTAAAGCGTATTTTAAGACTGCGGATGCTTCCTATTTTGCTTCTCTTTTCAGCTCTACTACCGGTTTTTTCAAAGTTTGTCAGTGAAGGTAGTTCTTTCAGTTGGGAAGTATTTTTGATTTTCATAATAGATTGGGTTTTATTGATAGTTTTTGCGATTCAGATTTCTTATATTTTTTGGAGATTGTTCCAAAAATGGCATGAATTGTCTGATAAATGA
- the hrcA gene encoding heat-inducible transcriptional repressor HrcA codes for MVTERQQDILNLIIDIFTKTHEPVGSKALQESINSSSATIRNDMAALEKQGLLEKAHTSSGRMPSVAGFQYYVKHSLDFDRLAENEVYEIVKAFDQEFFKLEDILQEAANLLTDLSDCTVVALDVEPSRQRLTAFDIVVLGQHTALAVFTLDESRTVTSQFLIPRNFLQEDLLKLKAIIQERFLGHTVLDIHYKIRTEIPQIIQRYFTTTDNVMDLFEHIFKEMFNENIVVSGKVNLLNFANLAAYQFFDQPQKVALEIREGLHEDQMQNVRVADSQESCLADLAVISSKFLIPYRGFGILAIIGPVNLDYQQLVNQLNVVNRVLTMKLTDFYRYLSSNHYEVS; via the coding sequence ATGGTTACAGAGCGTCAGCAGGATATTTTAAATCTGATTATTGACATCTTTACCAAAACGCACGAACCTGTCGGATCCAAGGCGCTACAAGAGTCTATCAATTCTAGTAGTGCTACCATTCGTAATGATATGGCGGCTCTAGAAAAGCAAGGTTTGCTTGAGAAGGCTCATACTTCCAGCGGTCGGATGCCAAGTGTTGCTGGTTTTCAGTACTATGTGAAACACTCACTGGATTTTGACCGACTGGCTGAAAATGAGGTCTATGAGATTGTCAAAGCCTTTGATCAGGAGTTCTTCAAACTGGAGGATATTCTGCAAGAAGCTGCTAATCTTCTGACAGACCTGAGTGACTGTACGGTAGTAGCACTGGATGTTGAGCCCAGTAGGCAACGTTTGACAGCCTTTGATATCGTTGTTTTGGGGCAACATACAGCCTTGGCAGTATTTACCCTAGACGAGTCGCGAACGGTTACCAGTCAGTTTCTGATTCCAAGGAACTTCTTGCAGGAGGATTTGCTGAAGCTTAAGGCAATCATTCAGGAACGTTTCCTAGGTCACACCGTTCTAGATATTCACTACAAGATTCGGACGGAGATTCCGCAGATTATCCAGCGTTACTTTACAACAACGGACAATGTTATGGATCTTTTTGAACACATTTTTAAAGAAATGTTCAACGAAAACATTGTAGTGTCGGGCAAGGTCAATCTTTTGAATTTTGCCAATCTGGCAGCTTATCAGTTTTTTGACCAACCACAGAAAGTGGCTCTGGAAATTCGTGAGGGTCTGCATGAAGATCAAATGCAAAATGTCCGTGTTGCGGACAGTCAAGAGTCTTGTCTAGCAGATCTAGCAGTGATTAGCAGTAAATTCCTCATTCCTTATCGAGGTTTTGGAATTCTTGCCATTATCGGTCCGGTTAATCTGGATTACCAGCAATTGGTTAATCAACTCAATGTTGTCAATCGAGTACTAACTATGAAACTCACAGATTTCTATCGCTATTTGAGTAGTAATCATTATGAGGTGAGTTGA